From the genome of Chania multitudinisentens RB-25, one region includes:
- the msrP gene encoding protein-methionine-sulfoxide reductase catalytic subunit MsrP, producing MKKQPKLTEADVTPESVFYQRRKVLQALGLTTASLALSTRAQADLLSWFKGNDRPKAPPGNPLEFSKPEIWQANLPLTPEEKVSGYNNFYEFGLDKADPAANAGGLKTTGWKVKIDGEVAKPMTLDIDDLLKRFPLEQRIYRMRCVEAWSMVVPWIGFELGKLLKLAEPNSHARYVAFQTLYDPEQMPGQKDRFIGGGLQYPYVEGLRLDEAMHPLALLTVGVYGKTLPPQNGAPLRLITPWKYGFKGIKSIVQINLTREQPPTTWNLSAPDEYGFYANVNPHVDHPRWSQATERFIGAGGILDVQRQPTLLFNGYADQVASLYRGLDLRENF from the coding sequence ATGAAAAAACAACCAAAGCTGACCGAAGCCGACGTCACGCCTGAAAGCGTGTTCTACCAACGGCGTAAAGTACTTCAGGCATTAGGCCTCACTACGGCTTCGCTGGCGCTATCCACCCGCGCCCAAGCCGATTTATTATCGTGGTTCAAAGGTAACGATCGGCCTAAAGCACCACCGGGTAACCCGCTGGAGTTCAGCAAACCGGAGATCTGGCAGGCTAATCTGCCTTTGACGCCGGAGGAAAAAGTCTCTGGCTACAATAATTTCTACGAATTCGGTCTGGATAAGGCCGATCCGGCCGCTAACGCCGGTGGGCTGAAAACCACCGGCTGGAAGGTGAAGATCGACGGTGAAGTCGCCAAACCGATGACGTTGGATATCGACGACTTACTGAAACGTTTCCCACTTGAACAACGTATTTACCGTATGCGTTGCGTTGAGGCCTGGTCGATGGTGGTGCCCTGGATCGGGTTTGAATTGGGTAAACTGCTCAAACTGGCAGAACCCAACAGCCATGCACGCTATGTCGCGTTCCAAACCCTGTATGACCCTGAGCAGATGCCCGGCCAGAAAGACCGCTTTATCGGGGGTGGTCTGCAATACCCTTATGTGGAAGGGTTGCGGCTTGATGAAGCCATGCATCCGCTGGCCCTGCTGACCGTCGGTGTATATGGCAAAACACTGCCGCCGCAAAACGGCGCGCCACTGCGCCTGATCACACCGTGGAAATATGGCTTTAAAGGGATCAAATCCATCGTGCAGATCAACCTGACCCGGGAACAGCCGCCGACCACCTGGAACCTGTCTGCCCCCGATGAATACGGCTTTTACGCTAACGTGAACCCGCATGTCGATCATCCGCGCTGGTCGCAAGCCACCGAGCGTTTCATCGGTGCTGGCGGGATTCTGGATGTTCAACGCCAGCCAACGCTGCTGTTCAATGGCTATGCCGATCAGGTTGCCTCGCTGTATCGTGGCCTGGATTTAAGGGAGAACTTCTGA
- a CDS encoding MDR family oxidoreductase — MRALLLEQQGEQVLAQVKNIDSNLLPVGDVTVEVNWSSLNYKDALAITGKGKIIRHFPMVPGIDFAGQVYSSQDQRFKKGQSVVLTGWGVGENHWGGLAEQARVSGEWLVPLPAGLDERKAMILGTAGFTAMLCVMALEEGGVKPADGDILVTGASGGVGSTAVALLAALGYNVTAISGRDSNTDYLKSLGAKEVLPRSDYIETPRPLEKQLWAGAIDTVGDKLLARVLAQMNYNATVAACGLAGGYQLPTTVMPFILRNVRLQGIDSVHTPFQRRQAAWERLANILPESFYQQATQEILLEEVPAAAAALMNNNVTGRTLVKIR, encoded by the coding sequence ATGCGAGCACTGCTATTGGAACAACAAGGCGAACAAGTTCTGGCGCAGGTCAAAAATATCGACAGTAACCTGCTGCCAGTTGGCGATGTCACGGTTGAAGTCAACTGGTCCAGCCTGAACTATAAAGATGCGTTAGCAATCACGGGGAAGGGCAAGATAATCCGCCACTTCCCCATGGTGCCCGGCATCGATTTTGCTGGCCAAGTTTACAGCAGCCAAGATCAACGCTTCAAAAAGGGCCAAAGCGTGGTGCTCACTGGCTGGGGAGTTGGTGAAAACCATTGGGGAGGGTTGGCCGAACAGGCCCGCGTCTCCGGCGAATGGCTGGTGCCCTTGCCGGCAGGGTTAGATGAGCGCAAAGCGATGATCCTGGGTACTGCGGGTTTTACTGCCATGCTGTGTGTGATGGCGCTGGAGGAAGGTGGGGTGAAACCCGCAGATGGTGATATTCTGGTGACCGGTGCCAGTGGCGGCGTAGGCAGCACGGCGGTTGCCCTGCTCGCCGCGTTGGGCTACAACGTGACGGCTATCAGTGGCCGCGACAGTAATACTGACTATTTGAAATCGCTGGGAGCCAAAGAGGTTCTGCCACGCAGCGATTATATTGAAACACCACGTCCGTTGGAAAAACAACTGTGGGCTGGCGCCATTGATACCGTTGGCGATAAATTGCTGGCGCGGGTTCTAGCACAGATGAATTATAACGCGACCGTTGCCGCTTGCGGCCTGGCCGGTGGCTATCAGTTACCCACTACCGTGATGCCATTTATCCTGCGTAACGTGCGCTTGCAAGGCATAGATTCGGTGCATACCCCCTTTCAGCGCCGCCAAGCCGCCTGGGAGCGTTTGGCCAATATTCTGCCGGAGAGTTTCTATCAGCAAGCAACACAGGAGATTCTGCTTGAAGAAGTACCTGCCGCAGCTGCTGCGCTGATGAACAATAACGTCACTGGCCGCACGCTGGTGAAAATCCGTTGA
- the csrD gene encoding RNase E specificity factor CsrD: MRFTTKLSALITLLVALAMLLMLIGCSYSFFQVTEERIERRFETLAVSLDQMMLHEPPQEYARWLPLVMQPLGIVAISIDTEKSNLFTYRLPVQKEPWESLNGHRQVSLSMMHHPGTVLNITYFDPFITDMRSLQSTAAVILSVIIMIAILLFSLRWLREQAEGEDRLERRARRILNGEREEVLKGDVREWPATVSGALDRLLADLAEAREERNRVDTLIRAFAAQDAKTGLNNRLFFDNQLTTQLEEGGAHGIVMMVRLPDFDTLREIHGNATVQELMYSLVNLLSTFVMRYPDALLARYFHSDFTVLLPHRTLKEADGIATQLINAIDSLPSTTLIDREAFLHIGVVAYRSGQTTEQIIDNAEQATRHAALQGENSWYVYDSDVPEKGRGNVKWRTLLEQVLARGGPRLYLQPVITVEGEVHHRKVMSRIHDGTQELLPAEYLPLIKQFGLAESYDRQHMSRIIPLLSLWPEETLAFPLCVDSLLQRSFQRWVRDTLLQCEKSSRRRILIELAEAEVCQHIDRLRPVLRLFSGLGCRLVVSQAGLTVVSTSYIKYLPVEIVKLHPGLVRSIDRRDENQLFAQSLTGACEGTQTQVFAIGVRTRNEWQTLKECGILGGQGDFFAAPEPIDVSRKKYSRRYRV, translated from the coding sequence ATGAGATTTACGACTAAACTCTCTGCACTGATCACCCTGCTCGTTGCACTGGCTATGCTTTTAATGCTGATAGGGTGTTCATACAGTTTCTTTCAGGTCACTGAGGAGCGTATTGAACGCCGTTTCGAAACATTGGCAGTTTCTCTCGATCAGATGATGCTGCATGAACCCCCTCAAGAATATGCTCGCTGGCTGCCGCTGGTGATGCAGCCGCTTGGCATTGTTGCCATCAGTATTGATACAGAGAAAAGCAATCTTTTTACCTATCGGTTACCGGTGCAGAAAGAACCTTGGGAATCACTCAATGGCCATCGGCAGGTTTCGCTGAGCATGATGCACCACCCTGGGACGGTGCTGAATATCACCTATTTTGATCCTTTCATCACCGATATGCGTTCACTGCAATCTACGGCGGCGGTGATCCTGTCAGTTATCATTATGATAGCTATCCTGTTATTCAGCCTGCGTTGGTTACGTGAGCAAGCTGAGGGGGAAGATCGTCTTGAACGCCGTGCCCGGCGTATTCTCAATGGCGAACGGGAGGAAGTGCTCAAGGGGGATGTACGTGAGTGGCCAGCCACCGTCAGTGGTGCGCTTGACCGCCTGTTGGCGGATCTGGCCGAGGCGCGCGAGGAGCGCAATCGTGTCGATACCCTGATTCGTGCTTTTGCCGCACAGGATGCGAAAACCGGCCTTAATAACCGTCTGTTTTTCGATAATCAGCTGACGACGCAGTTGGAAGAAGGGGGAGCACACGGCATTGTCATGATGGTGCGTCTGCCTGATTTCGATACGCTGCGTGAAATTCACGGTAATGCAACGGTGCAGGAATTGATGTACTCGCTGGTGAACCTGTTATCGACTTTTGTCATGCGTTACCCCGATGCATTGCTGGCCCGTTATTTTCACAGCGATTTTACCGTATTGCTGCCGCACCGTACCTTGAAAGAAGCCGATGGCATTGCCACGCAGCTGATTAACGCTATAGATTCATTACCTTCAACGACGCTGATCGATCGTGAGGCATTCTTGCATATTGGCGTGGTTGCCTATCGTAGTGGGCAAACCACCGAACAAATTATTGATAACGCCGAACAAGCCACGCGTCATGCTGCGCTTCAGGGAGAAAATAGTTGGTATGTCTACGACAGCGATGTGCCAGAAAAGGGGCGCGGCAATGTCAAATGGCGTACCTTGCTTGAACAAGTATTGGCTCGCGGCGGGCCGCGTCTTTACTTGCAACCTGTGATCACGGTGGAAGGTGAAGTGCACCACCGTAAGGTGATGAGCCGGATCCATGATGGTACGCAGGAACTGTTGCCAGCGGAGTATTTACCACTAATAAAGCAGTTCGGGCTGGCAGAAAGTTACGATCGCCAGCATATGAGTCGGATAATTCCGTTATTATCCCTTTGGCCTGAAGAGACGCTGGCATTTCCACTGTGTGTCGATTCATTATTGCAGCGCAGTTTTCAGCGTTGGGTGCGTGACACCCTGCTACAGTGTGAAAAAAGTTCCCGTCGGCGAATTCTAATTGAACTTGCTGAGGCAGAAGTGTGTCAACATATCGACCGTTTGCGTCCGGTGCTGCGATTGTTCTCGGGGCTGGGTTGCCGTTTGGTGGTTTCTCAGGCGGGGTTGACCGTGGTAAGTACTTCTTATATCAAATATTTACCGGTGGAAATTGTCAAACTTCACCCGGGTTTGGTGAGGAGTATTGACCGGCGTGATGAGAACCAACTGTTTGCTCAGAGTTTGACCGGCGCGTGTGAAGGCACCCAGACGCAGGTTTTTGCGATTGGCGTGCGTACTCGCAATGAATGGCAAACGCTGAAAGAGTGTGGAATTCTTGGCGGACAGGGCGACTTTTTTGCCGCACCGGAGCCGATCGATGTCAGTCGTAAAAAATATTCGCGTCGTTATCGTGTTTAA
- the mreB gene encoding rod shape-determining protein MreB — translation MFKKFRGMFSNDLSIDLGTANTLIYVKGQGIVLNEPSVVAIRQDRAGSPKSVAAVGHDAKQMLGRTPGNIAAIRPMKDGVIADFFVTEKMLQHFIKQVHSNSFMRPSPRVLVCVPVGATQVERRAIRESAQGAGAREVFLIEEPMAAAIGAGLPVSEATGSMVVDIGGGTTEVAVISLNGVVYSSSVRIGGDRFDEAIINYVRRNYGSLIGEATAERIKHGIGSAYPDDEVREIEVRGRNLAEGVPRGFTMNSNEILEALQEPLTGIVSAVMVALEQCPPELASDISERGMVLTGGGALLRNLDRLLMEETGIPVVVAEDPLTCVARGGGKALEMIDMHGGDLFSEE, via the coding sequence ATGTTTAAGAAATTTCGTGGCATGTTTTCCAATGACTTGTCCATCGATTTGGGTACCGCCAATACCCTGATTTATGTTAAAGGACAAGGCATTGTACTGAACGAACCGTCGGTGGTGGCGATCCGCCAGGATCGTGCTGGTTCCCCCAAGAGCGTTGCGGCCGTGGGCCATGACGCCAAACAGATGTTGGGGCGTACACCGGGTAATATCGCGGCCATTCGTCCGATGAAGGATGGCGTTATCGCCGACTTCTTTGTGACTGAAAAAATGTTGCAGCATTTTATCAAACAGGTTCACAGCAACAGTTTTATGCGCCCAAGCCCGCGCGTGCTGGTTTGTGTTCCTGTCGGAGCGACCCAGGTTGAACGCCGTGCGATCCGTGAGTCCGCTCAGGGCGCTGGCGCGCGCGAAGTCTTTCTGATTGAAGAACCGATGGCTGCGGCGATCGGCGCTGGCTTGCCGGTATCAGAAGCCACCGGTTCGATGGTGGTTGATATTGGTGGCGGCACCACCGAAGTTGCCGTTATCTCACTGAACGGCGTGGTGTATTCCTCTTCTGTGCGCATCGGCGGCGATCGTTTCGATGAAGCCATCATTAATTATGTGCGCCGTAACTACGGCTCACTGATCGGTGAAGCTACCGCAGAACGTATCAAACATGGTATCGGCTCAGCCTACCCCGATGATGAAGTGCGCGAAATTGAAGTTCGTGGCCGCAATCTGGCAGAAGGTGTGCCGCGTGGCTTTACCATGAACTCCAATGAAATCCTTGAGGCCTTGCAGGAGCCGTTGACCGGCATTGTCAGCGCGGTCATGGTGGCGCTGGAACAGTGCCCGCCGGAGCTGGCTTCTGATATCTCCGAGCGCGGTATGGTGCTGACCGGTGGTGGCGCGTTGCTGCGCAACCTGGATCGTTTGCTGATGGAAGAAACCGGGATTCCGGTGGTTGTCGCAGAAGATCCACTTACCTGTGTGGCCCGTGGTGGTGGTAAAGCGTTGGAAATGATCGACATGCATGGCGGCGATTTGTTCAGCGAAGAATAG